Proteins encoded by one window of Luteimonas yindakuii:
- the tssG gene encoding type VI secretion system baseplate subunit TssG: protein MRRARRRIDPGLIQQLAEHPHRFGFFQAMRLLEQLFHRQGVRAGDALPLRVRFRNSLSLGFPPSEFGDLALFDADGAELQDSEALEQALAGLSVGQVHLTPAFMGLLGSTGALPLHYTETLADRELYRRDRAARAFLDIFTTRMVALHYGAWKKYRLALQYELDRRERFLPLVLSLAGLGLPGLRERMVDGEGDVFDQAVAYHAGAIRQRPVSAITVQRILGDYFGIPVRAEQFVGAWYRVPAAQRTLLGAGNARLGSTALAGDRVWQRDLRMRVRLGPLDRRRFDTFLPGRAAATALAKWLTLLLGSSLEYEVRLLLRAEDVRGTGLGGDGVRLGWDSYLCTRPASAPRDDTHYELHTVH from the coding sequence TTCTTCCAGGCGATGCGGCTGCTGGAGCAGCTGTTCCACCGCCAGGGCGTCAGGGCCGGTGATGCGCTGCCGCTGCGGGTGCGCTTCCGCAACTCGCTGTCGCTGGGGTTTCCGCCCAGCGAATTCGGAGACCTGGCGCTGTTCGACGCCGATGGCGCCGAGCTGCAGGACAGCGAAGCCCTTGAACAGGCGCTGGCCGGATTGAGCGTTGGCCAAGTGCATCTCACGCCGGCGTTCATGGGCCTGCTCGGCAGCACCGGTGCGCTGCCGTTGCACTACACCGAAACCCTCGCCGATCGCGAGCTCTATCGGCGCGACCGCGCGGCCCGCGCGTTCCTGGACATCTTCACCACCCGCATGGTCGCGCTGCATTACGGCGCGTGGAAGAAATACCGGCTCGCACTGCAGTACGAGCTGGACCGCCGCGAGCGCTTCCTGCCGTTGGTGCTGTCGCTGGCCGGACTGGGCCTGCCAGGGCTGCGCGAGCGGATGGTGGACGGCGAAGGCGATGTCTTCGACCAGGCGGTGGCATACCACGCCGGCGCGATCCGCCAGCGGCCGGTGTCGGCGATCACCGTGCAGAGGATCCTGGGCGATTACTTCGGAATCCCCGTGCGCGCCGAGCAATTCGTCGGTGCGTGGTACCGGGTGCCGGCTGCGCAGCGCACCCTGCTTGGGGCGGGCAACGCCCGTCTCGGGTCCACCGCGCTCGCCGGTGACCGCGTCTGGCAGCGCGACCTGCGCATGCGCGTGCGCCTGGGGCCACTCGACCGCCGCCGCTTTGACACCTTCCTGCCCGGTCGCGCCGCTGCAACGGCGCTGGCGAAGTGGCTCACGCTGCTGCTCGGCTCTTCGCTCGAGTACGAGGTGCGCCTGCTGCTGCGTGCCGAGGATGTACGCGGCACAGGCCTCGGCGGTGACGGCGTGCGGCTGGGCTGGGACAGCTACCTGTGCACGCGGCCGGCGTCCGCGCCCCGCGATGACACCCACTACGAACTTCATACCGTCCATTAG
- a CDS encoding type VI secretion system Vgr family protein, with protein sequence MDAAATLTALLAAPGQHDRLLRLHTPLGPDVLVVEAFHGSERVGDGGFRFEITALSVDAHLDLDALLGRPVLLELLTAESRSVLRPFHGHVTAFEQLGSNGGLARYRLGVEPWLAFLRQRVDSYVFQGMTLVQIVEDVFADYVDAGALAPAWRWDLQDPAVYPVRSLTTQYQESDFAFIERLLADEGLFYWFEHAGAPGSDTLGRHTLVIADHNEACTGLGSVRYHRADATERGDSVQAWSPARRLHAARIARASWDYRSLGMRPATAEDDAAFGDAFAEDLDTAGPYAWCDASHGERLARRQIEGARAAARTGSGKGTWRRMAPGMRFSVTQHPQAGDGLQLCLGVDHAARNNLGADVLDALEQSLGPVALPGLDLPEHLGGPLRALRAPSADLAAPPQRSDPCVREEGRRTDGHGPGGGASAGFNAAPDDFYRNTFIMLPADITYRPCTLDHGGRIHPRPTVHGTQSAIVVSDDAPLTTDRDHRIKVQFPWQRGGDASAVLAHPGGEDNAPGDDSAWTWVRVATPWAGDNWGGVVVPRKGQEVLVAFLEGDIDRPVVVGSVYNGRGQPDAPRNSVSGGGAGATGNAAAWFDGNDHAAVYTGFKSQALASSQQGTGGYQLLRFDDTPGQGRAQAATTQHATTLTLGHLKGGEDNVREIERGFGAELSTQANGAIRAGSGLLLTAEPGQQQLAARQALGQLAASAELTTALAETSTNQQAGLPDEPAPLAVQRRQETLQGNLMAAQHGNDASTGGDVRIGGGEGQAPGWSAPHMLAAGADGVMALTPAGQAWVSGTQTAMVAGTDLDWMSQASHVTAVAGGIALFAQGGDPPNGKPNRETGIALHAAQGTVSVRAHRNVAKVAAKTKITVASTQADVEIAAPARHVLLTAQGAYLKIEGDNIELGAPGVVEFKASIRELTGPKSFTSELPPLSQSEFCVPCFFAAARWGGALVPA encoded by the coding sequence ATGGATGCCGCTGCCACGCTCACTGCGTTACTCGCCGCCCCTGGGCAGCACGACCGGCTGCTGCGCTTGCATACCCCACTGGGCCCCGACGTGCTGGTCGTGGAGGCCTTCCATGGCAGCGAACGCGTGGGCGATGGCGGCTTCCGCTTCGAGATCACCGCACTGTCCGTTGACGCGCACCTGGACCTGGATGCGCTGCTCGGCAGGCCTGTCCTGCTGGAACTCCTGACCGCGGAATCCCGTTCGGTGCTGCGGCCATTCCATGGCCACGTGACCGCGTTCGAACAGCTCGGAAGCAACGGCGGACTGGCACGTTACCGGCTCGGTGTGGAGCCGTGGCTCGCCTTCCTCCGCCAACGGGTGGACAGCTACGTGTTCCAGGGGATGACCCTTGTCCAGATCGTGGAAGACGTCTTTGCCGACTACGTGGACGCCGGTGCCCTGGCACCCGCGTGGCGCTGGGATCTGCAGGATCCAGCCGTCTACCCGGTGCGCAGCCTGACGACGCAGTACCAGGAAAGCGATTTCGCTTTCATCGAGCGATTGCTCGCCGATGAAGGGCTGTTCTACTGGTTCGAGCATGCCGGTGCGCCCGGCAGTGACACGCTCGGCCGGCACACGCTGGTGATCGCGGACCACAACGAGGCCTGCACCGGACTCGGCTCGGTGCGTTACCACCGTGCGGATGCGACCGAGCGGGGTGACAGCGTGCAGGCATGGTCGCCGGCCCGACGGCTGCATGCCGCCCGCATCGCGCGTGCAAGCTGGGATTACCGCAGCCTGGGCATGCGTCCGGCCACCGCCGAAGACGACGCGGCCTTCGGCGATGCGTTCGCCGAGGACCTGGACACCGCGGGACCCTATGCGTGGTGCGACGCCTCGCATGGCGAGCGCTTGGCGCGTCGGCAGATTGAAGGCGCGCGGGCAGCAGCGCGCACCGGTTCGGGCAAGGGCACCTGGCGCCGGATGGCACCGGGTATGCGCTTTTCGGTGACGCAGCACCCGCAAGCCGGAGATGGCCTGCAGCTGTGTCTGGGTGTGGACCATGCCGCGCGCAACAACCTCGGTGCAGACGTGCTCGATGCGCTCGAGCAATCGCTGGGCCCGGTGGCGCTGCCGGGTCTCGACCTCCCGGAACATCTGGGTGGTCCGCTCCGGGCGCTGCGAGCGCCGTCCGCAGACCTGGCAGCCCCGCCGCAGAGGTCCGACCCTTGCGTGCGGGAAGAGGGAAGGCGTACGGATGGGCATGGCCCAGGAGGTGGAGCCTCGGCCGGTTTCAATGCCGCTCCCGACGACTTCTACCGCAACACCTTCATCATGTTGCCCGCGGATATCACCTATCGCCCGTGCACGCTGGATCACGGAGGCCGCATCCACCCCAGGCCGACCGTCCACGGCACCCAGAGTGCGATCGTCGTCAGTGACGATGCGCCGTTGACGACGGATCGCGACCACCGGATCAAGGTGCAGTTCCCCTGGCAGCGCGGTGGCGACGCCAGCGCTGTCCTTGCACACCCCGGTGGCGAAGACAATGCGCCCGGCGACGACAGTGCGTGGACATGGGTGCGCGTCGCCACGCCGTGGGCCGGTGACAACTGGGGTGGTGTGGTTGTGCCGCGAAAAGGGCAGGAAGTGCTGGTGGCCTTTCTCGAAGGGGATATCGATCGGCCCGTGGTCGTCGGCAGCGTCTACAACGGCCGTGGCCAGCCCGACGCGCCGCGCAACAGCGTGAGTGGTGGAGGCGCGGGTGCCACCGGCAATGCTGCGGCCTGGTTCGATGGCAACGATCACGCCGCGGTCTACACCGGTTTCAAATCGCAGGCCCTGGCGAGCAGCCAGCAGGGCACGGGTGGATACCAGCTGCTGCGCTTCGACGACACGCCAGGGCAAGGTCGCGCCCAAGCTGCAACCACGCAGCATGCGACCACGTTGACGCTTGGCCACCTGAAGGGCGGCGAGGACAACGTGCGCGAGATCGAACGGGGTTTTGGCGCCGAGCTCTCCACGCAGGCCAATGGTGCCATCCGCGCCGGCAGCGGCCTGCTGCTCACCGCCGAACCCGGCCAGCAGCAGCTTGCGGCGCGCCAGGCGCTCGGCCAGCTGGCTGCCAGCGCGGAACTCACGACCGCGCTGGCCGAAACCTCGACCAACCAGCAGGCCGGTCTTCCCGACGAACCCGCACCGCTCGCCGTGCAGCGAAGGCAGGAAACGCTGCAGGGCAACCTGATGGCGGCCCAGCACGGCAATGACGCCTCCACAGGTGGAGATGTGCGAATTGGCGGCGGCGAGGGCCAGGCTCCGGGATGGAGCGCCCCGCACATGCTCGCCGCCGGTGCGGACGGCGTCATGGCCCTCACACCGGCGGGCCAGGCGTGGGTCTCCGGTACACAGACCGCTATGGTTGCTGGCACCGACCTGGACTGGATGAGCCAGGCCAGCCACGTCACCGCCGTCGCCGGCGGCATCGCACTGTTCGCCCAGGGCGGCGATCCGCCGAACGGCAAACCCAATCGCGAGACCGGCATCGCCCTGCATGCCGCCCAGGGCACGGTGAGTGTCCGCGCGCACCGCAACGTGGCCAAGGTCGCCGCGAAGACAAAGATCACCGTCGCCAGCACCCAGGCTGACGTCGAGATCGCAGCTCCAGCAAGACATGTGCTACTGACCGCGCAGGGCGCCTACTTAAAGATCGAGGGTGACAACATCGAGCTGGGTGCGCCGGGGGTGGTCGAGTTCAAGGCAAGCATTCGGGAACTGACGGGGCCGAAAAGCTTCACTTCCGAACTGCCGCCGCTGTCGCAAAGCGAATTCTGCGTACCGTGCTTCTTCGCGGCGGCGCGGTGGGGCGGCGCACTCGTGCCGGCATGA
- the tssH gene encoding type VI secretion system ATPase TssH — protein sequence MSISLKTLIGKLDTTCRQAAERAANLCMARGHYEVDLEHLFLALLEHPQCDFVLIARRSGISPDILQRDLEAEIGRFRSGNTRTPVFSQHLPTLFEHAWLIASLDSGTTRIRSGHLLLALLTEPGLSQLAMRGSKEFARFKRDDLKHNFAALAEGSREAGEGVRFAGATDGGTAAADTPAADGGLSRTPALDQFTTNLTQRARDGHIDPVIGRDGEIRQLVDILLRRRQNNPILTGEAGVGKTAVVEGLALRIANADVPAVLHGVELHVLDMGLLQAGASVKGEFENRLKNVIDEVRKSPHPIILFIDEAHTMIGAGGAAGQNDAANLLKPALARGELRTIAATTWSEYKKYFEKDAALARRFQVVKVEEPSEPIAAAMLRGIVPLMERHFGIRVLDEAVTEAVRLSHRYISGRQLPDKAVGVLDTACAKVALGQSATPAAIEDTRRHLERMAAELAALSRETAGGAAGHAERIAALELAQAQMKAQLEMLEARLRQEQELAGRIQTLRTGLESRQAAAEFADAGQPDVAEAGIAVATRHKTARGKSRAAVAERPSELESLLAQLRELQGDSPMVPLQVDGMVVAEIVSAWTGIPLGRMVKDEIRTVRNLKPLLAERVIGQDHALDAVAQRVRTATARLEDPNKPRGVFLFVGPSGVGKTETALALADILYGGERKLVTINMSEYQEAHSVSGLKGSPPGYVGYGEGGVLTEAVRRNPYSVLLLDEVEKAHPDVLEMFFQVFDKGAMDDAEGREIDFRNTLIILTSNVGSPQIMQACLNKPAEEVPAADALTQSLRPVLMKHFKPAFLGRLKVVPYYPISDEVLASIIALKLQRIRDRVLANHRSSFHWDDGLVEAVLQRCTEVDSGARNVDHILNGTLLPEIADTVLASMAEGGKINRIRVTAGRNGDFRYKVA from the coding sequence ATGAGCATCAGCCTGAAGACCCTGATCGGAAAGCTTGACACCACCTGTCGGCAGGCCGCCGAGCGCGCCGCCAACCTGTGCATGGCGCGGGGCCATTACGAGGTGGATCTCGAACACCTGTTCCTCGCATTGCTGGAGCATCCGCAATGCGACTTCGTGCTGATCGCCCGCCGCAGCGGCATCTCGCCCGATATCCTGCAGCGCGACCTTGAGGCGGAAATCGGCCGGTTCCGCAGCGGCAATACCCGCACGCCGGTGTTCTCGCAGCACCTGCCAACGCTGTTCGAGCACGCGTGGCTGATCGCATCGCTCGATTCCGGCACCACCCGCATCCGCAGCGGGCACCTGCTGCTGGCGCTGCTGACCGAGCCGGGCCTGTCGCAGCTCGCGATGCGCGGCTCGAAGGAGTTCGCGCGTTTCAAGCGTGACGATCTCAAGCACAACTTCGCTGCACTGGCGGAGGGCTCGCGGGAAGCCGGCGAAGGGGTGCGCTTCGCGGGTGCGACGGATGGGGGCACGGCCGCAGCCGATACCCCGGCGGCGGACGGTGGCCTGTCGAGAACGCCGGCGCTGGACCAGTTCACCACCAACCTCACCCAGCGCGCACGCGATGGCCATATCGATCCGGTCATCGGCCGTGATGGCGAGATCCGCCAGCTGGTGGACATCCTGCTGCGGCGTCGCCAGAACAACCCGATCCTTACTGGCGAGGCCGGGGTGGGCAAGACCGCGGTGGTCGAAGGCCTGGCGCTGCGCATCGCCAATGCGGACGTCCCCGCCGTGCTGCATGGCGTCGAGCTGCATGTGCTCGACATGGGCCTGCTGCAGGCCGGCGCCAGCGTCAAGGGCGAGTTCGAGAATCGCCTGAAGAACGTGATCGACGAGGTCAGGAAGAGTCCGCATCCGATCATCCTGTTCATCGACGAAGCGCACACCATGATCGGTGCCGGTGGTGCAGCCGGCCAGAACGATGCGGCCAACCTGCTCAAGCCGGCGCTGGCACGCGGCGAGCTGCGCACCATCGCAGCCACGACCTGGAGCGAATACAAGAAGTATTTCGAGAAGGATGCGGCGCTGGCGCGGCGCTTCCAGGTGGTCAAGGTGGAAGAGCCGAGCGAGCCGATCGCGGCGGCGATGCTGCGCGGCATCGTGCCGCTGATGGAGCGGCACTTCGGCATCCGCGTGCTCGACGAGGCGGTCACCGAGGCAGTGCGGCTGTCGCACCGCTACATCAGTGGACGGCAGTTGCCGGACAAGGCGGTCGGCGTGCTCGATACCGCATGCGCGAAGGTGGCGCTGGGGCAGAGCGCGACGCCCGCGGCCATCGAGGACACCCGGCGTCACCTCGAGCGCATGGCGGCGGAGCTCGCCGCGCTTTCGCGCGAAACCGCCGGTGGGGCGGCGGGTCATGCCGAGCGCATCGCCGCGCTCGAGCTCGCGCAGGCGCAGATGAAGGCGCAGCTCGAAATGCTCGAAGCGAGGTTGCGACAGGAGCAGGAACTGGCCGGACGGATCCAGACGCTGCGTACCGGGCTTGAGTCACGTCAGGCCGCGGCGGAGTTCGCGGACGCCGGCCAGCCCGATGTGGCAGAGGCCGGAATTGCAGTCGCGACGCGGCACAAGACCGCGCGCGGCAAATCCAGGGCTGCCGTTGCGGAACGGCCCAGCGAACTCGAGAGCCTGCTGGCGCAACTGCGCGAACTGCAGGGGGACTCGCCGATGGTGCCGTTGCAGGTCGACGGCATGGTCGTCGCCGAGATCGTCTCCGCGTGGACGGGCATTCCGCTCGGGCGCATGGTCAAGGACGAGATCCGTACCGTTCGCAACCTGAAGCCGCTGCTGGCGGAGCGTGTCATCGGCCAGGACCATGCGCTCGATGCGGTCGCACAACGCGTGCGCACCGCGACCGCGCGCCTCGAGGATCCGAACAAGCCGCGCGGCGTCTTCCTGTTCGTTGGCCCGTCGGGCGTGGGCAAGACCGAGACCGCGCTCGCACTCGCCGACATCCTCTACGGCGGCGAGAGGAAGCTGGTCACCATCAACATGAGCGAGTACCAGGAGGCCCACAGCGTCTCCGGGCTCAAGGGTTCGCCGCCGGGCTACGTCGGGTATGGCGAGGGTGGCGTGCTCACCGAAGCGGTGCGCCGCAATCCTTACAGCGTGCTGCTGCTCGACGAGGTGGAGAAGGCGCACCCGGATGTGCTGGAGATGTTCTTCCAGGTGTTCGACAAGGGCGCCATGGACGATGCGGAAGGCCGCGAGATCGACTTCCGCAACACGCTGATCATCCTGACGTCGAACGTCGGGTCGCCGCAGATCATGCAGGCCTGCCTCAACAAGCCGGCCGAAGAGGTACCGGCCGCCGACGCGCTGACGCAATCGCTGCGGCCGGTGCTGATGAAGCACTTCAAGCCCGCGTTTCTTGGCCGGCTGAAGGTGGTGCCGTACTACCCGATCAGCGACGAGGTGCTCGCCTCGATCATTGCCCTCAAGCTGCAGCGCATCCGCGATCGCGTGCTGGCCAACCACAGGTCCAGCTTCCATTGGGACGACGGGCTGGTGGAGGCCGTGCTGCAGCGTTGCACCGAGGTGGACTCGGGCGCCCGCAACGTCGACCACATCCTCAATGGCACCCTGCTGCCGGAAATCGCCGACACGGTACTGGCAAGCATGGCCGAAGGCGGTAAGATCAACCGCATCAGGGTCACCGCCGGGCGCAACGGCGATTTCAGGTACAAAGTGGCCTGA